From a region of the Hymenobacter jejuensis genome:
- a CDS encoding 4a-hydroxytetrahydrobiopterin dehydratase has protein sequence MWTQQDNALTRSFRFPDFKTAFAFMTDVAAEAERLDHHPWWANEYGFVEFRLRTHDAGNTVTKRDHRLAEAIDRVAALHHVG, from the coding sequence ATGTGGACCCAGCAAGACAATGCACTTACCCGCAGCTTCCGCTTTCCGGATTTCAAAACGGCTTTTGCCTTCATGACCGACGTGGCCGCGGAGGCCGAGCGCCTCGATCATCATCCGTGGTGGGCCAACGAATACGGCTTTGTCGAGTTCCGCCTGCGCACCCATGATGCCGGCAATACCGTAACCAAGCGCGATCATCGCCTCGCCGAAGCCATCGACCGGGTAGCAGCCCTGCACCACGTTGGATAG
- the rsmI gene encoding 16S rRNA (cytidine(1402)-2'-O)-methyltransferase, with protein sequence MPDTVLYLVPTPIGNLEDITLRAIRILGEVDTVLAEDTRTSGRLMQHLGLKKPMLSYHLHNEHQTVARVLDRLEKGERMALVSDAGTPGISDPGFLLVRECLGRGLGVECLPGATAFVPALLKSGFGAERFVFEGFLPVKKGRQTRLRELATETRTLIFYESPHRIVKTLEQLAEALGPDRLASVSRELTKLFEETVNGTLAELAAQFAARTSIKGEIVVVVQGNQE encoded by the coding sequence ATGCCTGATACTGTACTGTACCTCGTGCCTACGCCCATCGGCAACCTGGAAGATATCACCTTACGGGCCATTCGCATTCTGGGCGAGGTCGATACGGTGCTGGCCGAGGACACCCGCACCAGCGGCCGGCTGATGCAACACCTCGGCCTCAAGAAGCCGATGCTGAGCTATCACCTTCACAATGAGCACCAAACCGTAGCCCGCGTCCTCGACCGCCTCGAAAAAGGCGAACGCATGGCGCTGGTATCGGACGCGGGCACGCCGGGCATTTCCGATCCGGGCTTTTTGCTGGTGCGCGAGTGCCTCGGCCGCGGCTTGGGCGTAGAATGTCTGCCGGGCGCGACGGCTTTTGTGCCGGCCTTGCTAAAGTCGGGGTTCGGGGCCGAACGGTTTGTGTTTGAGGGTTTTCTGCCCGTAAAAAAAGGCCGCCAAACCCGCTTGCGCGAACTCGCAACCGAAACCCGCACGTTGATTTTTTACGAATCCCCGCACCGCATCGTCAAGACGCTGGAGCAGCTGGCCGAGGCCCTGGGCCCCGACCGGTTGGCATCGGTGAGCCGGGAGCTAACCAAACTATTCGAAGAAACCGTGAACGGCACGCTGGCCGAGTTGGCGGCGCAGTTTGCGGCCCGTACGTCTATTAAAGGAGAAATCGTTGTCGTCGTTCAAGGAAACCAGGAGTAG